A single region of the Deinococcus misasensis DSM 22328 genome encodes:
- a CDS encoding DMT family transporter produces the protein MNPSYLYLFLAILSEVIGTSALKASVGFTKWLPSTIVLLGYGTAFYFLSLSLKNIPIGTAYAIWSGLGTAGIVLIGTVFLKESIDLPKIIGIVLIVAGVVVLNVFSRAH, from the coding sequence CTGTACCTGTTTCTGGCCATTCTGTCCGAAGTGATCGGCACCAGTGCCCTCAAAGCATCGGTGGGTTTCACCAAATGGCTGCCCAGCACCATTGTTTTGCTGGGTTATGGAACAGCTTTTTATTTTCTGTCGCTCAGTTTGAAAAACATTCCCATTGGCACAGCCTATGCCATCTGGTCTGGCCTTGGAACGGCGGGCATTGTTCTGATTGGCACGGTGTTTCTCAAAGAAAGCATTGACCTGCCCAAAATCATTGGGATTGTGTTGATTGTGGCTGGAGTGGTGGTTTTGAACGTGTTTTCCAGAGCGCACTGA